Proteins co-encoded in one Kribbella qitaiheensis genomic window:
- a CDS encoding winged helix-turn-helix domain-containing protein, translating into MERLPDSSLIIGVATSTAERVNLARLLADADSLLLVSSAEQARAFLDLTTAAETTPVVLTPALVAAAPRGTVTAQIESVPLPASSPTPDLRPALLGSLVGGPVGVQASREALSRTTAPVGEQVVLGAPAAVEELSLDVHRRVVRWKDREISLTRLEHDFLHCLVTEPGRVWTYQRLHLAVWGNEHLGHGSHIHSVVKRLRQKLTELGAAVTIHAVRGVGFHLLPA; encoded by the coding sequence ATGGAGAGGCTGCCGGACTCGTCCTTGATCATCGGCGTGGCCACGTCCACAGCCGAGCGGGTGAACCTCGCCCGCCTGCTCGCCGACGCCGACTCGCTGCTACTGGTCTCCAGTGCCGAACAGGCCAGAGCCTTCCTCGACCTGACGACGGCGGCCGAGACCACTCCCGTAGTACTTACTCCCGCATTAGTAGCCGCAGCACCCCGCGGCACCGTCACGGCTCAGATCGAGTCAGTACCCCTGCCCGCGTCCTCACCCACCCCCGACCTCCGCCCAGCCCTGCTCGGCTCTCTAGTTGGTGGGCCGGTCGGAGTGCAGGCTTCTCGCGAGGCTCTGTCGCGTACGACGGCTCCGGTGGGAGAGCAGGTCGTGCTCGGGGCTCCTGCTGCGGTGGAGGAGCTCAGCCTCGACGTACATCGGCGGGTCGTCCGCTGGAAGGACCGGGAGATCTCCCTGACCCGGCTGGAGCATGACTTCCTGCACTGCCTGGTCACCGAACCCGGCCGCGTCTGGACCTACCAACGCCTCCATCTGGCCGTTTGGGGCAACGAACACCTCGGCCACGGCTCGCACATCCACTCGGTGGTCAAACGCCTCCGTCAAAAACTCACCGAACTAGGCGCCGCCGTCACCATCCACGCAGTACGAGGCGTCGGCTTCCACCTCCTCCCCGCCTGA
- the glgB gene encoding 1,4-alpha-glucan branching protein GlgB, translating to MDSSEQDTEVGEVAGAPMSEAMSEPEHAAAAVDAPAKPVGLVAVPVERQVLEQLVSGTYHDPHQVLGPHLGDGAVTLRALRPFAQSVTAVFDDERIELVHEFEGVWVGVLEVDKVPDYRLEVTYTDGPAAEVDDPYRYLPSLGEMDLHLIGEGRHEQLWTVLGAHVRRYDGPTGSVTGTSFAVWAPNAQGIRLTADFNFWDGRAHPMRTMGSSGVWELFIPGVGPGTRYKFDICGRDGVWRQKADPMANLAETPPANASVVHESTYEWQDAAWIDRRAASQAYAEPMSVYEVHLGSWRKGKSYRELADELVAYVTEMGFTHVELMPVMEHPFGGSWGYQVTSYFAPTSRFGDPDDFRFLVDALHQAGIGVMVDWVPAHFPKDAWALARFDGTPLYEHPDPRRGEQPDWGTLVFDFGRPQVRNFLVANAVYWAEEFHIDGLRVDAVASMLYLDYSREEGQWVPNQYGGRENLEAVSFLQEMNATLYKRVPGVITVAEESTSWPGVTRATHLGGLGFGFKWNMGWMNDALSYLEHAPVHRQYHHHELTFSMMYAYSENFVLPISHDEVVHGKGSLLRKMPGDRWQQLANVRAFLAMQWAHPGKQLLFMGCEFGQESEWSEKGELDWWLLDHSDHRGLQQLVKDLNGNYRDTKALWATDHASERFSWIDANDASNNVFSFVRYGDEGQPTLACVANFSSVPHHGYRLGLPYAGHWDELVNTDAGDYGGSGVGNFGGVDANGEGWHGMASSAEISVPPLGTIWFRHNA from the coding sequence ATGGATTCGAGTGAGCAGGACACCGAAGTGGGCGAGGTGGCCGGGGCGCCGATGTCTGAGGCGATGAGTGAACCCGAGCACGCCGCCGCGGCTGTGGATGCTCCGGCCAAGCCCGTCGGGCTGGTGGCCGTGCCGGTCGAACGTCAGGTGCTGGAACAACTGGTGAGCGGGACGTATCACGACCCGCACCAGGTGCTCGGTCCGCATCTCGGCGACGGCGCCGTGACGTTGCGGGCATTGCGGCCGTTCGCGCAGTCGGTGACCGCGGTGTTCGACGACGAGCGGATCGAGTTGGTGCACGAGTTCGAAGGCGTCTGGGTCGGCGTGCTCGAGGTCGACAAGGTGCCGGACTACCGGCTCGAGGTCACTTACACCGACGGCCCCGCGGCCGAGGTCGACGACCCGTACCGGTACCTGCCGTCACTCGGCGAGATGGACCTGCACCTGATCGGCGAAGGCCGGCACGAGCAGCTGTGGACGGTGCTCGGCGCGCACGTCCGCCGGTACGACGGACCGACCGGCTCGGTGACCGGGACGTCGTTCGCCGTCTGGGCACCGAACGCGCAGGGCATCCGGCTGACCGCCGACTTCAACTTCTGGGACGGCCGCGCGCATCCGATGCGCACGATGGGTTCGTCCGGTGTCTGGGAACTCTTCATCCCCGGCGTCGGTCCCGGCACGAGGTACAAGTTCGACATCTGTGGTCGCGACGGAGTATGGCGGCAGAAGGCCGACCCGATGGCGAACCTGGCCGAGACGCCGCCCGCGAACGCCTCCGTCGTGCACGAGTCGACGTACGAGTGGCAGGACGCCGCCTGGATCGATCGCCGCGCCGCCTCCCAGGCGTACGCCGAGCCGATGAGCGTCTACGAGGTCCACCTCGGCTCCTGGCGCAAGGGCAAGTCGTACCGCGAACTCGCCGACGAACTCGTTGCCTACGTCACCGAAATGGGCTTCACCCACGTCGAGCTGATGCCGGTGATGGAGCACCCGTTCGGTGGGTCGTGGGGCTATCAGGTCACCTCGTACTTCGCGCCGACGTCGCGCTTCGGCGATCCGGACGACTTCCGCTTCCTGGTCGACGCGTTGCACCAGGCCGGTATCGGCGTGATGGTCGACTGGGTGCCGGCGCACTTCCCCAAGGATGCTTGGGCTCTGGCCCGCTTCGACGGCACGCCGCTGTACGAGCACCCGGATCCGCGCCGCGGCGAGCAGCCCGACTGGGGCACGCTGGTGTTCGACTTCGGCCGGCCGCAGGTGCGGAACTTCCTGGTCGCGAACGCGGTCTACTGGGCCGAGGAGTTCCACATCGACGGCCTCCGGGTCGACGCGGTCGCCTCGATGCTCTACCTGGACTACTCCCGCGAAGAGGGTCAGTGGGTGCCGAACCAGTACGGCGGCCGCGAGAACCTCGAGGCGGTGTCGTTCCTGCAGGAGATGAACGCGACGCTCTACAAGCGCGTTCCCGGCGTGATCACCGTCGCCGAGGAGTCCACCTCGTGGCCGGGCGTCACCCGCGCGACGCATCTGGGCGGACTCGGCTTCGGCTTCAAGTGGAACATGGGCTGGATGAACGACGCGCTCAGCTACCTGGAGCACGCGCCGGTGCACCGCCAGTACCACCACCACGAGCTGACGTTCTCGATGATGTACGCGTACTCCGAGAACTTCGTGCTGCCGATCTCTCACGACGAGGTCGTGCACGGCAAGGGCTCCCTGCTGCGCAAGATGCCGGGCGATCGGTGGCAGCAGCTCGCCAACGTGCGGGCGTTCCTGGCGATGCAGTGGGCGCATCCCGGCAAGCAGTTGCTGTTCATGGGCTGCGAGTTCGGGCAGGAGTCCGAGTGGTCCGAGAAGGGCGAACTCGACTGGTGGCTGCTCGACCACTCCGACCACCGGGGTCTGCAGCAGTTGGTCAAGGACCTGAACGGCAACTACCGCGACACGAAGGCGCTCTGGGCCACCGATCACGCGTCGGAGCGGTTCTCCTGGATCGACGCGAACGACGCAAGCAACAACGTCTTCTCCTTCGTCCGGTACGGCGACGAGGGGCAACCCACGCTCGCTTGCGTCGCCAACTTCTCGTCGGTCCCGCACCACGGCTACCGGCTCGGCCTCCCGTACGCCGGTCACTGGGACGAGCTGGTCAACACCGACGCGGGCGACTACGGCGGCTCGGGCGTCGGCAACTTCGGCGGCGTCGACGCGAACGGCGAAGGCTGGCACGGAATGGCGAGCAGCGCCGAGATCTCCGTCCCGCCGCTCGGCACGATCTGGTTCCGCCACAACGCGTAG
- a CDS encoding OmpA family protein, whose protein sequence is MNDASRPSVLRAAALLKSCDTARVEVAGYTDNLGSTATSLPLSQQRADAVKAALVRLGVPADRITSRGYGESHPIASNSTGAGRVANRRVELRVP, encoded by the coding sequence GTGAACGACGCGTCCCGTCCGTCCGTACTGCGGGCTGCCGCGTTGCTGAAGAGCTGTGACACCGCCAGGGTCGAGGTCGCCGGATACACCGACAATCTCGGCAGTACGGCGACCAGCCTGCCGTTGTCGCAGCAGCGAGCCGACGCGGTGAAGGCGGCACTGGTCCGGCTCGGCGTACCGGCCGATCGCATCACCAGCCGCGGCTACGGCGAATCCCACCCGATCGCCTCGAACAGCACCGGCGCCGGCCGCGTCGCCAACCGCCGCGTCGAACTCCGCGTCCCCTAG
- the treS gene encoding maltose alpha-D-glucosyltransferase → MLPEQHHGLTKSDPLWFKRAVFYEVLVRSFKDSNADGIGDLQGLTEKLDYLEWLGVDCLWLPPFYPSPLRDGGYDISDYTNVMPEVGTIADFAAFMEAAHARGMRVIVDFVMNHTSDQHPWFQESRTNPDGPYGDFYVWSDTDTAYSDARIIFVDTETSNWTWDPVRQQYFWHRFYSNQPDLNFENPAVGDAMIEALKFWLDLGVDGFRLDAVPYLFEEEGTNCENLPRTHEFLKRVRKEVDANYTDRVMLCEANQWPGDVVEYFGDRESGGDECQMAFHFPVMPRIFMGVRRESRFPISEILAQTPQIPETCQWGIFLRNHDELTLEMVTDEERDYMWGEYAQDPRMKANIGIRRRLAPLLDNDVNRMELFTAMLLSLPGSPILYYGDEIGMGDNIWLGDRDGVRTPMQWSPDRNASFSTATPGKLNLPVIMDPVYGFQAVNVEAEMENASSLLHWTRRMIQTRKQHPCFGMGTFTDLGGSNPSVLSYVREFGDDVVLCVNNLSRFPQPIELDLRQWQGVEPVELLGGVHFPTIGELPYLLTLGAHGFYWFRLPVSQANREESSS, encoded by the coding sequence ATGCTGCCGGAGCAGCACCACGGACTGACGAAGAGTGACCCGCTGTGGTTCAAGCGGGCTGTCTTCTACGAAGTTCTGGTGCGGTCCTTCAAGGACTCGAACGCCGACGGCATCGGCGACCTGCAAGGCCTGACCGAGAAACTCGACTATCTCGAGTGGCTCGGTGTCGACTGTCTGTGGTTACCGCCGTTCTACCCCTCACCTCTGCGTGACGGCGGCTACGACATCTCCGACTACACGAACGTGATGCCGGAGGTCGGCACGATCGCCGACTTCGCCGCGTTCATGGAAGCCGCGCACGCGCGCGGCATGCGCGTCATCGTCGACTTCGTGATGAACCACACCTCGGACCAGCACCCCTGGTTCCAGGAGTCCCGCACCAACCCGGACGGCCCGTACGGCGACTTCTACGTCTGGTCGGACACCGACACGGCGTACAGCGACGCGAGGATCATCTTCGTCGACACCGAGACGTCGAACTGGACCTGGGACCCGGTCCGCCAGCAGTACTTCTGGCACCGGTTCTACTCCAACCAGCCGGACCTGAACTTCGAGAACCCGGCCGTCGGCGACGCGATGATCGAGGCGCTGAAGTTCTGGCTCGACCTCGGCGTCGACGGTTTCCGGCTGGACGCGGTGCCGTACCTGTTCGAGGAGGAGGGCACCAACTGCGAGAACCTGCCCAGGACGCACGAGTTCCTGAAGCGGGTCCGCAAGGAGGTCGACGCGAACTACACCGATCGCGTCATGCTCTGCGAGGCGAACCAGTGGCCCGGCGACGTGGTGGAGTACTTCGGCGACCGCGAGTCCGGCGGCGACGAGTGCCAGATGGCGTTCCACTTCCCGGTGATGCCGCGGATCTTCATGGGCGTGCGGCGTGAGTCGCGGTTCCCGATCTCGGAGATCCTGGCCCAGACCCCGCAGATCCCGGAGACCTGTCAGTGGGGCATCTTCCTGCGCAACCACGACGAGCTCACCCTCGAGATGGTCACCGACGAAGAGCGCGACTACATGTGGGGCGAGTACGCCCAGGACCCGCGGATGAAGGCCAACATCGGCATCCGCCGCCGGCTCGCGCCGTTGCTCGACAACGACGTGAACCGGATGGAACTGTTCACCGCGATGCTGCTGTCGCTGCCCGGCTCGCCGATCCTGTACTACGGCGACGAGATCGGCATGGGCGACAACATCTGGCTCGGTGACCGCGACGGCGTCCGGACGCCGATGCAGTGGTCGCCGGACCGGAACGCGTCGTTCTCGACGGCCACGCCGGGCAAGCTCAACCTGCCCGTCATCATGGACCCGGTCTACGGGTTCCAGGCCGTCAACGTCGAGGCGGAGATGGAGAACGCGTCGAGTCTGCTGCACTGGACCCGGCGGATGATCCAGACCCGCAAGCAGCACCCGTGTTTCGGGATGGGTACCTTCACTGACCTAGGCGGTTCCAACCCGAGCGTGCTGTCGTACGTCCGTGAGTTCGGTGACGACGTCGTGCTGTGCGTGAACAACCTGTCACGCTTCCCGCAGCCGATCGAACTGGATCTCCGGCAGTGGCAAGGAGTGGAGCCGGTCGAGTTGCTCGGCGGGGTGCACTTCCCGACCATCGGCGAGCTGCCGTACCTGCTCACTTTGGGTGCGCACGGCTTCTACTGGTTCCGGCTGCCGGTCTCCCAGGCCAATCGTGAGGAGAGCTCTTCGTGA
- a CDS encoding maltokinase N-terminal cap-like domain-containing protein — translation MNFHLDQVQSFCANQRWFSEKGHDVHVDAMATSAWLSDEGVWPAVRIGFVYCAGPPGAENAIRVYQLPLSYRRTPPENLGHALVGDWEEPDLGDTKVWVYDALHDKEATPYWLDALTHGRTLTGLEFHPVHAPERTIVVPENAQSLVLTVEQSNTSLVFGDTALLKVFRRLEPGSNPGVEIESALTEAGSELVPEVLGTARGSWPRAGGGTDSGDLGMMTAFQKNATDGWSYATTSVRDLYAEADLHAEEVGGDFAGESHRLGAATAQVHAELAKALGTDIWEPTQMVEHAAAMKRRLDKAVAAIPELGEFAVGLTRAFDALAAYDVPVTVQRIHGDFHLGQVLRTITGWKLIDFEGEPAKSLIERRALDTPIKDIAGMLRSFDYAARSLLADHRGDQQIAYRAAEWANRNRNAFCDGYAEVAGTDPRDQGVLLSAFLADKVIYETLYEARNRPTWLPIPLAAAAQLSSS, via the coding sequence GTGAATTTCCATCTGGACCAGGTCCAGTCCTTCTGTGCCAACCAGCGATGGTTCTCAGAGAAGGGACACGACGTCCATGTCGATGCGATGGCCACCTCGGCCTGGTTGTCGGACGAGGGCGTCTGGCCTGCGGTCCGGATCGGATTCGTCTACTGCGCCGGGCCTCCCGGCGCGGAGAACGCGATCCGGGTCTACCAGCTGCCGCTCAGTTACCGCCGCACGCCGCCCGAGAACCTGGGCCACGCGCTGGTCGGTGACTGGGAGGAGCCGGACCTGGGTGACACCAAGGTCTGGGTGTACGACGCGCTGCACGACAAGGAAGCGACGCCGTACTGGCTGGACGCGCTCACCCACGGCCGCACGCTGACCGGGCTGGAGTTCCACCCGGTGCACGCGCCGGAGCGCACGATCGTCGTACCGGAGAACGCGCAGTCGCTCGTCCTCACGGTCGAACAGAGCAACACGTCGCTGGTCTTCGGCGACACCGCCCTGCTGAAGGTGTTCCGCCGGCTCGAGCCCGGGAGCAATCCCGGCGTCGAGATCGAGTCGGCGCTCACCGAGGCGGGTTCCGAGTTGGTGCCCGAGGTGCTCGGTACGGCGCGTGGCTCCTGGCCGCGCGCCGGCGGCGGCACCGATTCGGGCGACCTGGGCATGATGACGGCGTTCCAGAAGAACGCGACCGACGGCTGGTCGTACGCGACCACCTCGGTCCGGGACCTGTACGCCGAGGCGGATCTGCACGCCGAGGAGGTCGGTGGCGATTTCGCGGGTGAGTCGCACCGACTCGGCGCGGCCACCGCACAGGTGCATGCCGAGCTGGCCAAGGCCCTCGGCACCGACATCTGGGAACCGACGCAGATGGTCGAGCATGCGGCCGCGATGAAGCGCCGCCTCGACAAGGCGGTCGCGGCGATCCCCGAGCTCGGCGAGTTCGCCGTGGGGCTGACCCGCGCGTTCGACGCGCTCGCCGCGTACGACGTACCGGTGACTGTGCAGCGGATCCATGGTGACTTCCACCTGGGTCAGGTGCTGCGCACGATCACCGGCTGGAAGCTGATCGACTTCGAGGGCGAGCCGGCCAAGTCGCTGATCGAGCGGCGCGCGCTGGACACCCCGATCAAGGACATCGCCGGGATGCTGCGGTCGTTCGACTACGCGGCACGATCGCTGCTGGCCGACCACCGGGGCGACCAGCAGATCGCCTACCGGGCAGCGGAATGGGCGAACAGGAACAGGAACGCCTTCTGCGACGGGTATGCAGAGGTGGCCGGGACGGATCCACGGGACCAAGGCGTGCTGTTGAGCGCGTTCCTGGCCGACAAGGTGATCTACGAGACGCTCTACGAGGCCCGCAACCGGCCGACCTGGTTGCCGATCCCGCTGGCCGCCGCCGCACAACTGAGTTCCAGCTAA
- a CDS encoding ArnT family glycosyltransferase has protein sequence MTSQVTTRPVENRAPTRSWWRRHWPEATVVIAVLVVLAATSNAYGYHRDELYFLACGKHLAWGYPDQPPLTPLLAVLGDAISPGSLWAFRLPATIVSAASVVFVILIAAEMGASRRARVIAALTMATSAVVLMAGHLLMTNTTDFFFAALMSWLLAMYIRTRTAWLLLLIGVVLGIGLLNKTLLALLALAFVIGLLVAGPRSALRSKWLLAGALAALVIVAPNLIWQATNGFPQLDMANAIQGRVVAGGRIGIIPFQLVLISPFLVPIWIAGLVRLLRRDNTFQAFGVAYLALAVELLVVGGNGFYLAGAYPALMAAGAIATDRWLTTGVRRRVLVGAFSGSAVLVGLASLPIVPATALADVPLVRYLDFGGTREQLGWPELTSQVAAVYDGLSADDRARAVIVTRNYGEAGALDRFGPEYGLPKAYSGHNAYAGWGRPPEGADVVIVLGSQRDGRPLDWVQANCVSTSIVGYTGNTTGIKNAEQDRPIWLCRGLNHSWGEIWPTLTWLG, from the coding sequence ATGACGTCCCAGGTGACGACCAGGCCGGTGGAGAACCGAGCTCCCACCAGAAGTTGGTGGCGACGGCATTGGCCGGAAGCGACCGTCGTCATCGCCGTACTGGTGGTGCTGGCCGCGACCAGCAACGCGTACGGCTACCACCGCGACGAGCTGTACTTCCTGGCCTGCGGTAAGCACCTCGCCTGGGGCTATCCCGACCAACCACCGCTGACGCCGCTACTGGCCGTACTGGGTGACGCGATCTCACCCGGCTCGCTCTGGGCGTTCCGCCTGCCGGCCACGATCGTGTCCGCGGCGTCTGTCGTCTTCGTCATCCTCATCGCCGCGGAGATGGGTGCCTCGCGCCGCGCTCGGGTGATCGCCGCCCTCACCATGGCCACCTCGGCCGTCGTATTGATGGCCGGTCATCTGCTGATGACCAACACCACCGACTTCTTCTTCGCAGCTCTGATGAGCTGGCTGCTGGCCATGTACATCCGGACCCGTACTGCGTGGCTCCTGCTGCTCATCGGTGTCGTACTGGGGATCGGCCTGCTCAACAAGACCCTGCTCGCGCTGCTTGCATTGGCGTTCGTGATCGGCCTGCTGGTGGCCGGCCCGCGATCCGCCCTGCGCAGCAAGTGGCTGCTCGCCGGTGCACTCGCCGCCCTGGTCATCGTCGCGCCGAACCTGATCTGGCAGGCCACGAACGGCTTCCCGCAACTGGACATGGCCAACGCGATCCAAGGTCGGGTGGTAGCCGGCGGACGCATCGGGATCATCCCGTTCCAGCTGGTCCTGATCAGCCCGTTCCTGGTGCCGATCTGGATCGCGGGTCTGGTGCGGTTACTCCGCCGCGACAACACCTTCCAGGCGTTCGGTGTCGCCTACTTGGCGCTTGCCGTCGAGCTGCTGGTCGTGGGCGGCAACGGCTTCTACCTTGCGGGGGCTTATCCGGCTCTGATGGCGGCAGGCGCTATCGCCACCGACCGGTGGCTCACTACCGGTGTACGCCGTCGGGTGCTGGTCGGCGCTTTCTCCGGATCAGCGGTCCTCGTTGGTCTGGCAAGCCTGCCAATCGTTCCGGCGACCGCACTGGCCGATGTGCCGCTGGTTCGCTACCTCGACTTCGGTGGCACCCGCGAGCAGCTCGGGTGGCCGGAGCTCACGTCGCAGGTGGCTGCTGTGTACGACGGGTTGTCGGCTGATGACCGTGCTCGGGCGGTGATCGTCACGCGCAACTACGGCGAGGCCGGCGCGCTCGACCGCTTCGGCCCGGAGTACGGACTGCCGAAGGCTTACAGCGGTCACAACGCGTACGCCGGTTGGGGACGGCCGCCGGAAGGTGCCGATGTGGTGATCGTGCTGGGCAGTCAGCGGGACGGGCGGCCGCTCGACTGGGTGCAGGCGAACTGCGTCTCCACGAGCATCGTCGGCTATACCGGCAACACCACGGGCATCAAGAACGCCGAACAGGATCGTCCGATCTGGCTCTGCCGCGGTCTCAATCACAGCTGGGGTGAGATCTGGCCGACGCTCACCTGGCTGGGCTGA
- a CDS encoding phosphotransferase family protein, protein MSDAEADRCWGSLRRTEYGELVEVRTLAGGASGSAVYQLKTSQGDEFVLKVNRNPEQANRELIVYRDLAALLPVRLPTLIAEADHCLLLKSAGTPADAARFSTADWKTLAIQLGHLLAPTTCHALVPPTHIPRPGSLARSAQIWAELGHDVADVLADLPRMDSALAELPTCLCHGDFHLGNLLVDPAGDFVWIDWQETGPGHGPEDLALLWQRAEAAGLTPPRDTMLTTYAKARGIPNDTRLRRATTAAELQLLLLSWPHFLGHLGDVARTRLSTRLESSLDIWRADP, encoded by the coding sequence ATGAGTGACGCGGAGGCTGATCGGTGTTGGGGCTCGTTGAGACGCACGGAGTACGGCGAGTTGGTAGAGGTGCGCACGCTTGCCGGCGGTGCATCCGGATCGGCCGTGTACCAACTGAAAACCAGCCAGGGCGACGAATTCGTCCTGAAGGTCAATCGAAACCCTGAGCAGGCCAACCGCGAGCTGATCGTCTACCGCGATCTCGCCGCACTGCTACCAGTACGCCTGCCGACCTTGATCGCCGAAGCCGACCACTGCCTACTCCTCAAATCAGCCGGTACGCCGGCGGACGCAGCCCGCTTCTCCACAGCCGACTGGAAAACCCTCGCAATCCAACTCGGCCACCTGCTAGCCCCCACCACCTGTCACGCCCTCGTGCCCCCAACGCACATCCCCCGACCTGGCTCGCTTGCTCGCTCTGCCCAGATCTGGGCAGAGCTTGGCCATGACGTAGCGGACGTCTTGGCGGACCTACCGCGAATGGACTCCGCGCTCGCGGAGCTGCCCACCTGCCTGTGTCACGGCGACTTCCACCTGGGCAACCTCCTGGTCGACCCAGCCGGCGACTTCGTCTGGATCGACTGGCAGGAGACCGGCCCCGGCCACGGCCCAGAAGACCTAGCCCTCCTCTGGCAACGCGCCGAAGCAGCCGGCCTGACGCCACCCCGAGACACGATGCTCACGACGTACGCCAAAGCCCGTGGCATCCCGAACGACACACGGCTACGCCGCGCGACCACGGCAGCCGAGCTCCAACTCCTACTGCTCTCCTGGCCCCACTTCCTCGGCCACCTCGGCGACGTCGCCCGCACCCGCCTGTCCACCCGCCTCGAGTCGTCGCTGGATATCTGGAGAGCCGATCCCTGA
- a CDS encoding glycoside hydrolase family 18 protein gives MRIRPVPTFLATIALLGAGAVPAAVAAEPRETAVPTAAQAPVVRPQQDVVGQQDGNAVAAGKKVVGYFTEWGVYDRNYHVKNVKTSGSAAKLTNIVYAFGNTTGGRCTMGDAYAAYDKYYDAAGSVDGVADTWDTGALRGNFNQLRKLKKQFPNIKVVWSFGGWTWSGGFTQAAQNPTAFADSCYSLIKDPRWADVFDGIDIDWEYPNACGLSCDTSGPNAFNNIITALRNRFGSSALVTAAITADGTSGGKIDATNYATAAQKLDWIMPMTYDYFGAFAAQGPTAPHSPLTSYSGIPTAGFYSDAAIQKLKTRGIPSSKILLGIGFYGRGWSGVTQAAPGGRATGAAPGKYEAGIEDYKLISTRCPSNGTVGGTAYAFCNGQWWGYDTPATIRNKMTYANNQGLGGAFFWEPSGDTTAGALITAVKTIG, from the coding sequence ATGAGAATCCGCCCCGTACCAACTTTTCTGGCCACGATCGCGCTGCTCGGCGCAGGTGCCGTCCCGGCCGCCGTCGCTGCCGAACCACGCGAGACGGCCGTGCCCACCGCGGCGCAGGCGCCCGTAGTACGGCCTCAGCAGGATGTCGTCGGCCAGCAGGACGGCAATGCCGTCGCGGCCGGCAAGAAGGTCGTCGGCTACTTCACCGAGTGGGGTGTCTACGACCGCAACTACCACGTGAAGAACGTCAAGACGAGCGGTTCCGCCGCGAAGCTGACCAACATCGTCTACGCCTTCGGCAACACCACCGGCGGCCGCTGCACGATGGGTGACGCCTACGCGGCGTACGACAAGTACTACGACGCGGCCGGCTCCGTCGACGGCGTCGCCGACACCTGGGACACCGGTGCGCTGCGCGGCAACTTCAACCAGTTGCGCAAGCTCAAGAAGCAGTTCCCGAACATCAAGGTGGTCTGGTCGTTCGGCGGCTGGACCTGGTCGGGCGGCTTCACCCAGGCCGCGCAGAACCCGACGGCGTTCGCCGACTCCTGCTACAGCCTGATCAAGGACCCGCGCTGGGCCGATGTCTTCGACGGCATCGACATCGACTGGGAGTACCCGAACGCCTGCGGCCTGAGCTGCGACACCTCCGGCCCGAACGCCTTCAACAACATCATCACGGCACTCCGGAACCGCTTCGGCTCGTCCGCGCTCGTCACGGCGGCGATCACGGCCGACGGCACCAGCGGCGGCAAGATCGACGCGACCAACTACGCCACCGCGGCGCAGAAGCTCGACTGGATCATGCCAATGACGTACGACTACTTCGGCGCCTTCGCGGCACAGGGCCCGACCGCACCGCACTCGCCGCTGACCTCGTACTCCGGGATCCCGACCGCCGGTTTCTACAGCGACGCGGCGATCCAGAAGCTCAAGACGAGGGGCATCCCGTCGTCGAAGATCCTGCTCGGCATCGGCTTCTACGGCCGCGGCTGGAGCGGGGTCACGCAGGCCGCTCCCGGTGGGCGTGCGACCGGTGCGGCGCCCGGTAAGTACGAGGCCGGGATCGAGGACTACAAGCTGATCTCCACCCGTTGCCCATCGAACGGGACGGTCGGCGGTACGGCGTACGCGTTCTGCAACGGGCAGTGGTGGGGGTACGACACCCCGGCGACGATCCGCAACAAGATGACGTACGCGAACAACCAGGGTCTCGGCGGCGCCTTCTTCTGGGAGCCGTCCGGGGACACCACCGCCGGTGCGCTGATCACCGCGGTCAAGACCATCGGCTGA